The DNA window GCCAGAATCTCGTTCGAGCGGGTCCGGCCGACGCCGTAGATGTAGGTCAGGGCGATCTCCATGCGTTTGTCGCGTGGCAGATCGACGCCGACTAGTCGAGCCATGGGTGGCGTTTCCTCTTTTTCTCGGCGGAGGTCTGGTCCCAGCCCGCTCCCGTCCCCGATGTCTCGGGGTGGGGCCCGGCCTCCGTCCGGGCGTGGATGAGCCGACCATCTCTGAAGATGCCAGCGGCTCACTGGTGCTGGGAGGTCTGCATTCAGTTGTGATCGCGGGTAGCCGCGTACAGGGTGGCGACCCGCTCGGCCCGGCTACGCCGCGCCGGCGATCGCCACTAGCCCTGCCGCTGCTTGTGGCGAGGATCGGAGCAGATCACCATGACCCGCCCATGCCGGCGGATCACCCTGCACTTGTCACAGATGGGCTTCACGCTCGGGTTCACCTTCACGGCTGGTCGATCCTGTTCTGTCTTCGTTGGTGTTGGTTCGGGCTTGTAGTCACTTGTACCGGTACACGATGCGGCCCCGGGACAGGTCGTAGGGAGACAACTCCACCACCACCCGGTCCTCGGGCAGGATGCGGATGTAGTGCTGCCGCATCTTGCCGCTGATGTGGGCGAGCACCTTGTGGCCGTTCTCCAGCTCAATGCGGAACATCGCATTGGGTAGGGGCTCGACCACGCGGCCCTCGACCTCTATGGCGCCGTCCTTCTTGGCCATAACTTCTCAGAAATCCTCGTCGTTAATCGTCTTCAGGTGGCTTCTCGGTCCGCCCGCGTCGGCGCAGCGTCACCCGGTCTTCAAACGTGAGCCGGTGACAGGAAATTCCTAGGACAGGGCACGCAGAAAGCCGGCACGAAAGTCGCACCGTTGGTCCACAATACCCGTAAACCGAGCGTGAGCCAAAATCCCGACGGGGGCATACTAGCGGGATCACCGACCCGTCGCTCCCGCCGCGCCGGAATAGCGGCACCGCACCCCCGGTTCCACACACCATGACCGATCCAGCGAGCAAGCCCGAGTTAGGCCGGTTCGGATCGTTCGGACGCGGCGTCACGCCACAGCAGGCCAAGGACATCGAGGCCCTGGGCTACGGCGCGGTCTGGGTCGGCGGTTCCCCACCCGCCGAGCTGGCCTGGGTGGAGCCGATCCTGGCCGCCACCACCACGCTGCAGGTGGCCACCGGCATCGTCAACATCTGGACGGCGGCCGCCGGACCGGTGGCCGAATCGTTCCACCGCATCGAGGCCGCCTACCCCGGGCGCTTCCTGTTGGGGATCGGGGTCGGCCATCCCGAGGCGCACACCGAATACCGCAAGCCCTACAACGCGCTGGTGGAGTACCTGGACTCACTCGACGCGCACGGCGTGCCCCCCGACCGCCGGGTGGTGGCGGCCCTGGGCCCGCGCGTGCTCAAGCTTTCCGCGCAACGCAGCGCCGGGGCGCATCCCTACCTCACCACCCCCGAGCACACCGCGCAGGCCCGGGAACTGATCGGCGCCTCGGGCTTTCCGGAGGCGTTCCTGGCGCCCGAACACAAGGTGGTGCTGACCACCGACACCGAGAAAGCCCGCGCGGTGGGGCGCAGGGCACTCGACATCTACTTCGATCTCGCCAACTACCGCAACAGCTGGAGGCGGCTGGGCTTCTCCGCGGAAGAGGTCACCCGCCCGGGCAGCGACCGGCTGGTCGACGCCCTGGTGGCCTACGGCACGCCGGAACAGATCGCGGCGCGGCTGCGCAAGCACCTCGACGCGGGGGCCGACCACGTTCCCGTGCAGATCCTGACCGAAGATGAAAACCTGGTGTCGGCTCTCGCCGAGTTGGCGGGGCCGCTCGGGCTGACCGTAGCGTGAGAAGAGGGGGATCTAGATGACCGAGGCGGTTTCACTCAAGCCCGAGCTGGGCCGGTTCGGCGTGTGGCTTCCCACCCGGTCGATCACGCCCGAGCTGGCCGGGGCGATCGAATCGCTCGGCTACGGCGCGGCGTGGATCGGCGGGTCACCGGACGCGGAACTCGCCTGGGTCGACCCGGCGCTGGCGCAGACCGCCTCGCTGCAACTGGCCACCGGGATCGTCAACATCTGGTCGGCGCCGGCACGCGAGGTCGCCGAGTCCTTCCAGCGCATCGAGAGCGCGCATCCGGGGCGATTCCTGCTGGGCATCGGGGTGGGTCATCGCGAACACACGCAGGAGTACGTGAAGCCCTACGACGCGCTGGCCGGTTACCTCGACAAACTCGACGCGGCGCCGGTCCCGACCAGCCGCCGGGTGCTGGCGGCGCTCGGACCGCGGGTGCTGCGGCTGGCGGCCGAGCGCAGTGCCGGCGCCCATCCGTACCTGACCACGCCCGAGCACACGGCCAAGGCGCGCGAGCTGCTCGGCAATTCGGTGTTCCTGGCCCCCGAGCACAAGGTGGTGCTCAGCACCGACGCCGAGGAAGCCCGCGCCGTCGGCCGCCGCTTCCTCGAGCACTACCTGGGCCTGAGCAACTACGTCAACAACTGGCTGCGGATGGGCTTCACCGAGGCCGACGTCCGCAAGCCCGGCAGCGACAGGCTCATCGACGCGGTGGTGGCCCACGGCAGCCCCGAGGCCGTCGTGCACCGCCTGGTCGAACACCTGGAGGCCGGCGCCGATCACGTGGCGATCCAGGTGCTGGGTGGCTGGAACGAAGAAACCCTGATACCTGCGCTGACCGAATTGGCCGGACCACTGGGGCTGACTCCCCCCAACTGAGCCGCCCCCTGGGCTAGGGTCTTAGGCCATGCGGCTACTGGTCACCGGCGGCGCCGGCTTCATCGGCGCCAATTTCGTGCACGCCACCGTGCGCGAACACCCCGAGGATTCCGTGACGGTGCTCGACGCCCTGACCTACGCCGGCCGGCGTGAGTCGCTGGCCGGCGTCGAGGACTCGATCCGGTTCGTCGAGGGCGACGTCAGCGATGCCGAGCTGGTCAGCCGGCTGGTCGCCGAGTCCGACGCCGTGGTGCACTTCGCCGCCGAGACCCACGTCGACAACTCGCTGGAAGACCCGGGCACGTCGCTGCAGAGCAACGTGGTGGGTACCTACGTCATCCTCGAGGCGGTGCGACGGCACGGAGTGCGCCTGCACCACATCTCCACCGACGAGGTCTACGGCGACCTGGAGCTCGGCGAGCCGCAGCGGTTCACCGACTCCACGCCGTACAACCCCTCGAGCCCCTACTCCGCGACCAAGGCCGCCAGCGACCTGCTGGTCCGGGCCTGGGTGCGGTCCTACGGAGTGCGCGCGACGATCTCCAACTGCTCCAACAACTACGGGCCGTATCAGCACGTGGAGAAGTTCATCCCGCGCCAGATCACCAACGTGCTGACCGGGCGCCGCCCGAAGCTGTACGGAGCGGGCACCAACGTCCGGGACTGGATCCACGTCGAGGACCACAACAGCGCGGTGCGGCGGATCCTGGACAAGGGCGAGAACGGCCGCACCTACCTGATCGCCGCCGAGGGCGAGCGCGACAACCTAACGGTGATGCGCACGATCCTGCAGATGATGGGACACGACCCCGACGACTTCGACCACGTCCCCGACCGCGCAGGCCACGACGTGCGGTACGCCATCGACCCGACGTCGTTGCACAACGAATTGGGTTGGGCGCCCAAGCATGCCAACTTCGAGGCGGGCCTGCGGGCCACCATCGACTGGTACCGCGAGAACGAATCGTGGTGGCGGCCGCTCAAGGACGGTGCCGAAGCCCGCTACGAGGAGCGTGGTCAGTGAAGGTTCGCGAACTCGACATCCCCGGCGCGTGGGAGATCACCCCGACCATTCACGGCGACTCTCGCGGGTTGTTCTTCGAATGGCTCAAGGACCGCGACTTCACCGGCTTCGCCGGTCACCGCCTGGACGTCCGGCAGGCCAACTGCTCGGTCTCCTCGGCCGGTGTGCTGCGCGGCCTGCACTTCGCCCAGGTGCCCCCGAGCCAGGCCAAGTACGTGACGTGCGTGCGGGGCTCGGTGTTCGACGTCGTCGTCGACGTCCGGCTGGGCTCACCGACGTTCGGGAAATGGGACTCGGTCCTGCTCGACGACTCCGAACGCCGCACCATCTACATCTCCGAAGGACTGGCGCACGGTTTTCTTGCCCTGCAAGCCAATTCGACGATCATGTACCTGTGCTCCTCCGAGTACAACCCGGAGCGCGAGCACACCATCAGCGCGACCGATCCGGCGCTGGGGATCGACTGGCCGTTGGTCGACGGGGCGGCTCCCAGCCTGTCGGACCGGGACGCCGCGGCCCCCAGCTTCGACGAGGTGCGCGCGTCCGGGGTGCTGCCCACCTGGGAGGAGAGCCGGGCCTTCATCGACGGCCTGCGAAACGGATAACCGCGCCCGACGCCGACCGGGCACGCCGGTGAAAACCGGCTATTTCCGTTAAATTCGCCGACGGCAAGATCTACCATTCGTTCATCGCCGGGTCGGGGGGCGACAGCTCGATGGCAATGGCGCTGGAGGGGTCAGATGTCGTTGGTGATGGCGGTGCCGGAATTCCTGGCCGACGCGGCAGACGATCTGGCGACGCTGAGCTCCGCGCTCGATGCGGCCCACGCGGCGGCCGCCGGCCCCACGACGCGAATACTGTCGGCCGCCGCCGATGAGGTGTCCACGATGGCTGCGCAGGTGTTTTCCCTGCATGCGGCGCGGTTCCAGGCGTTGGGCGCCCGCGCCGCGGCTTTCCTCGACCAGCACGTGCAGGCGCTGCAGGCGGCCGCGGACGGCTATGCCAACACCGAGGCGGCCAGCGTCCCGCAACTGCTGCTGGAGCTGGTCAACGCGCCCACCAACACGTTGCTCGGGCGTCCGCTGATCGGCAACGGCGCCAACGGATACACCACCAACCAGGGCGTGGGAACGCCGGGCCAAGCAGGCGGAATCCTCTACGGCAACGGCGGCAACGGCGGGAACAGCACCGGGCTCGGGGCGACCGGCGGTGCCGGCGGGTCCGCCGGGCTGTGGGGCAACGGCGGAAACGGCGGGACCGGCGGGCCCAACGCCGCCGGCGGTGCCGCCGGCCGGGGCGGATTGCTTTTCGGCGCAAGCGGTCTCGCCGGTGCGGCCGGCCCGACCGTTCCGGTGACCTCCGTGCCGCTGTCGTATCAGGGCGGGCGCCTGATCGCGGACGTCTCCATCGCCGGCGGCCCCAGCGTGCCGGTGATCGTCGACACCGGCTCGATGGGTCTCATCGTGCCGCCCCAGGATGTCAACGCCCAGAACCTGGGCGCGATCACCGGGTTCAGCAGCGTCACCTACGGGGAGCCCGGAAACTACCTGACCGAGTATTACGACACCTACAGCGCGCCAATCAATTTCGGTAACGGATACGTCACGGCGCCGACCACCGTTGCCGTTGTCACCTCGGTGGTCTCCAACGGCTACACCTATTCGGCGTCGCAGGCGCCCGCCATCCTGGGCGTCGGGGTGAACGCCGGAGGCCCGCTGGGCACGAGTCCGGTGACGGCGCTGCCCGGCAGCCTCGGCCGGGGCGTGCTGCTCGACGAACCCAGTGGAGTGATGGAGTTCGGGGCAAACCCGCTGCCGTCCTACGGCTCCGTGACCGGAGCGCCGGTGACCACCCTGGACGTGAAGATCAACGGCGGAACCATGCAGTCGACCGGTGACGCGTTCATCGATTCCGGCGGCCTGTACGGGGCCGTCCCGACAGCGCTCAACCCGCCCACCGACGCCTACGGGTACGTGCAGCCCGGAACCCAGATCTCGGTCTACAACACCGGTGGGACGCTGCTGTACAGCACGACGACCGCCTCCCAACAGATGTCCGTGGTGTCGAGCGCGGCCGGCGGCGACTTCAACACCGGCGTCACCCCCTTCCTCGAGGACCCGATCTACCTCTCCTACACCACCCCCGGCGGGTCGATATCCTTCGACACCTGACCCACCGGCCTCGCCGGCTCCACCCCCGGCCGGGAACGGATGAGAAGCTGTCGTGGTGGACCAGACCCCGGTGTTCGAATTCGTCGACGTCGTCGTGGAGCGCGACGGGGTGCGGGCGCTGGACGGGTTCACCGCCGCGGTTCCCGGCCGGGGCGTGACGGCGATATTCGGCCCGTCCGGTGCGGGCAAGTCGACCATGCTGCGCCTGTGCAACCGGCTGGAGCTGCCGACCGGTGGACGAGTGTTGTTTTGCGGCAACGACATTGCCGAGCTCGACCCGTTGGCGTTGCGGCGCCGGGTGGGCATGTGCTTCCAACGTCCGACGCCGTTTCCCGGCGCCGTGGCCGACAACCTGCGGGTCGCCGACCCGGGCGCCTCCGACGCGCGGATATGCGAGACGCTGGAGCGCGTGGCGCTGACCGGCCCGGGGACCGGGTCGTGGCTGGACCGGGACGCCGGCGCGCTGTCGGGCGGGGAGGCGCAGCGCATGTGCCTGGCCCGCACCCTGATGGCGCGACCGCAGGTGCTGCTGCTCGACGAACCGACCTCCGCGGTGGACGCCGAGGCGGCGCGCGTGATCGAGCGCGCGGTGCGCGATCTGGCCGACCGCGACGGCATCCCGGCCATCTGGGTGACCCACGACGCCGCGCAGGCCGCGCGGGCCGCTGATCGGGTGCTGCGCATCGAGGCGGGCCGTTGCCTTGGCCTGGGACCGGCGAAGCGGTGAACGGGCAGGTCGGCTGGGTCGGGCTGGCGACGTCGCTGTCGCTGGTCGCCGTGGCGGCGGCGGTGTCGCTGTGTCAGCGACTCGGCCTGGAGCGGCAGGTGCTGTGGGCGGCGGCGCGCGCCCTGGTCCAGCTGCTGCTCGTGGGCGGCGCGCTGACGTTGCTGTTCGAGCCGGGCCGTTCGCTGTGGTGGTCGTGGGCGTGGATCGCGGGCATGGTCGCCTACGCCGGGGACGTCGCCCGCCGCCGCGCCCCGGAGGTACCTCGGTTGGCGCCACTGGCGATCGTCGCGTTCACCGCGGCCGCCGCGATCACGCTGGGGGTCATCTTCGGGCTACGGGTGTTCCCCCTGCAGGCGCGGACCGTGGTCCCGATCGCCGGGATGATGATCGGCAACTCGATGACGGCCATGGTGCTGGTCGCCCGGCGCCTGGTCGACGAGCTGCGCGACAAACGCGACGAGGTCGACGCCCGGCTCGCCCTCGGGCAACCGTCCCGGCAGGCCGCCGCACCGTACCTGCGCATCGCGTTGCGCTCGGCGATCAGCCCGCAGATCGAAACCACGAAAGCCACCGGGCTGGTTTTCCTGCCGGGCGCTATGACCGGGCTCATCCTGGCCGGGGTCCCGCCCGTGCAGGCCGTGCTCGTGCAGGCGGTGGTGATGTTCCTCATCTTGGGGTCGGTCGCGGCCACCACCGTCGTGGTCGCCCTCGGCCTGGTGCGCCTGGTGTTCACCCGCGACCACCGCCTGCTGCCGCTGGGTCGCCGCCCCTAACCGAGTTGACAAGTACGTTAATTGCCAGCGAAGACGATGACTTTTCAGGTCAGCGCGGGACAGGCGGGGCCGGCGGCACCGGTGGGTTGCTGTGGGGCAACGGCGGCACCGGCGGTTTCGGCGGGACGGGCGGGGCCGGCGGCGCCGGTGGCAACGCGCTGCTCTTCGGCAACGGCGGTACCGGCGGCCAGGGCGGGACCTTCACGGTGAGCCCGGATACCGCTGGCGGCAGAGGCGGTGTCGGGGGCACCGGGGGCTTGCTGTGGGGTAACGGCGGCGACGGCGGTATCGGCGGACCCTACGCATCCGGCGGCGCCGGCGGCAACGCGCAATGGTTCGGTGACGGCGGCACGGGCGGAATGGGTGGGGCACTCGGGAATGGCGGGGTCGGCGGCAACGGCGGGCTCCTAATAGGCGACGGTGGCGGCGGCGGGACCGGCGGCGTCGTGTCCGGTATCGGCGGCAGCGGCGGCCCCGGCAGCGGCCAATTGTGGGGCCACTCGGGGGCGACCGGCGCCGATGGAGGCCCAGCAACCGTGACCCTGACGATGCACGGCACCCGCCCCACTTTGCAGGTGTCGGTGAACGGCGGACCGACGGTGCAAGCAACCGTCGATACCGGATCCGACGCGCTCTTGTTCGCACCCCAGGCCGTCAACCTGAATTCCCTCGGCACGCCGCTCGCGGAGGGTCTGACCTACAACTTCGGCGTGCCGGGTGACCAGACGGTCGTTACTTACAACCTGTATGGAGCCTCACTGAATTTCGGGCATGGGATGCTCACCCAGACAATGGCTGTTGGCGTCATCAGTTCCGAGGTGCACAACGGACGACCCGTCGCCCCCGAGACGCTGATCGGTGTTGGCGCCAACGCGCGCAGCGGCGTCCCATTTGCCACCACCGCCGTACAGGATCTGCCGACCCAGCTCAATCAGGGCCTGCTCATCAACGAGCCCCGCGGCTACTTCCAGTTCGCCAGCACCAACCCGCTGCCAAGCTTTGCCAATGTTCCAGGATCACCCATCACCAGTAACTTGCAGGTGCAGGTAAACAACAGCGATCTGCAAAGTGCCCCCGGCGCATTTATCGACACCGGCGGAGTTGCGGGGAGAGTCCCGAGCAACCTGCTCCCCGACCCGCTCAATCAGCTTGCGCCCGGCACCCCGCTGCCGGCGGGGACGAAAATCATCGTGGAGGCCGTCAACGGCGGTCAAGCGACCGTGCTCTACGAGCAGGTCACCGGCACCGGTTCAGCTGCACCGATTGTCACGTCGGCCAACGCAGGCTTCAACACGGGCAACTACATCTTCGAGCAGATGCCGATCTACCTCTCCTACAACCCCACCGGGACCGGGACAACCTACTTCGACAGCCTCTCCTGATACCTGAGGACGGGCCTGCAGCGCCGCGGGGAACCCCGCTGGCGGTGACCGGGCGCCAAGGCGGCTTGCTGGCACCATAAACATTTACTAGGATTTCCTAGTATCAACCGTCGCCCTCTCGCGTACCCGAGGACACCCATGACCACAACCATCCCCCACTTCATCGACGGGAAGCGCACCACCGGGCAGTCCACCCGCACCGCCGACGTCTTCAACCCCAGCACCGGACAGGTGCAGGCCCGGGTCGCGATGGCCGGCAAGGCCGACGTCGACGCCGCCGTGGCCTCGGCGGTCGAAGCCCAAAAGGGTTGGGCGGCATGGAATCCGCAGCGTCGCGCCCGCGTGATGATGAAGTTCATCGAGCTGGTCAACGACCACATGGACGAGCTCGCCGAGCTGCTGTCGCTCGAGCACGGCAAGACCGTGCCCGACGCGCGCGGTGACATCCAGCGCGGCATCGAGGTGATCGAGTTCGCGATCGGGATACCCCATCTGCTCAAGGGCGAGTACAGCGAGGGCGCCGGCCCGGGCATCGACGTCTACTCGCTGCGCCAGCCCCTGGGCGTGGTCGCGGGCATCACCCCGTTCAACTTCCCGGCGATGATCCCGCTGTGGAAGGCCGGCCCGGCGCTGGCCTGCGGAAATGCGTTCGTCCTCAAGCCCAGCGAGCGCGACCCGTCGGTTCCCGTGCGGTTGGCCGAGCTTTTTCTCGACGCCGGCCTGCCGCCCGGCGTGTTCCAGGTCGCCCACGGCGACAAGGAGGCCGTCGACGCGATCCTGGAACACCCCGACATCAAGGCGGTGGGCTTCGTCGGCAGCTCCGACATCGCCCAGTACATCTACGCCGGGGCGGCGGCCCACGGCAAGCGGTCGCAATGCTTCGGCGGCGCCAAAAACCACATGATCGTGATGCCCGACGCGGACCTCGACCAGGCCGTCGACGCGCTGATCGGCGCCGGCTACGGCAGTGCCGGCGAACGATGCATGGCCATCAGCGTCGCGGTGCCCGTCGGCGAACAGACCGCGGAACGGCTGCGCGCCAGGCTCGTCGAGCGGATCAACAACCTGCGCGTGGGACACAGCCTGGACCCCAAGGCCGACTACGGCCCACTTGTCACCGAGGCCGCGCTGGCGCGGGTGCGCGACTACATCGACCAGGGCGTGACCGCCGGCGCGGAGATCGTGGTCGACGGCCGCGACCGTCGCAGCGACGACCTGACGTTCGGTGACGCCAACCTCGAGGGCGGGTTCTTCATCGGGCCGACGCTGTTCGACCACGTCACCCCGGACATGTCGATCTATACCGACGAGATCTTCGGTCCGGTGCTGTGCATGGTGCGCGCGCACGACTACGAAGAAGCATTGCGGCTGCCTTCCGAGCACGAGTACGGCAACGGCGTGGCGATCTTCACCCGCGACGGCGACACCGCCCGCGACTTCGTCTCCCGCGTGCAAGTGGGCATGGTGGGGGTCAACGTGCCGATCCCGGTGCCGGTGGCCTACCACACCTTCGGCGGCTGGAAGCGCTCCGGCTTCGGCGACCTCAACCAGCACGGCCCGGCGTCGA is part of the Mycobacterium sp. HUMS_12744610 genome and encodes:
- the rpmJ gene encoding 50S ribosomal protein L36, translating into MKVNPSVKPICDKCRVIRRHGRVMVICSDPRHKQRQG
- the infA gene encoding translation initiation factor IF-1, with amino-acid sequence MAKKDGAIEVEGRVVEPLPNAMFRIELENGHKVLAHISGKMRQHYIRILPEDRVVVELSPYDLSRGRIVYRYK
- a CDS encoding LLM class F420-dependent oxidoreductase, with the translated sequence MTDPASKPELGRFGSFGRGVTPQQAKDIEALGYGAVWVGGSPPAELAWVEPILAATTTLQVATGIVNIWTAAAGPVAESFHRIEAAYPGRFLLGIGVGHPEAHTEYRKPYNALVEYLDSLDAHGVPPDRRVVAALGPRVLKLSAQRSAGAHPYLTTPEHTAQARELIGASGFPEAFLAPEHKVVLTTDTEKARAVGRRALDIYFDLANYRNSWRRLGFSAEEVTRPGSDRLVDALVAYGTPEQIAARLRKHLDAGADHVPVQILTEDENLVSALAELAGPLGLTVA
- a CDS encoding LLM class F420-dependent oxidoreductase, yielding MTEAVSLKPELGRFGVWLPTRSITPELAGAIESLGYGAAWIGGSPDAELAWVDPALAQTASLQLATGIVNIWSAPAREVAESFQRIESAHPGRFLLGIGVGHREHTQEYVKPYDALAGYLDKLDAAPVPTSRRVLAALGPRVLRLAAERSAGAHPYLTTPEHTAKARELLGNSVFLAPEHKVVLSTDAEEARAVGRRFLEHYLGLSNYVNNWLRMGFTEADVRKPGSDRLIDAVVAHGSPEAVVHRLVEHLEAGADHVAIQVLGGWNEETLIPALTELAGPLGLTPPN
- the rfbB gene encoding dTDP-glucose 4,6-dehydratase gives rise to the protein MRLLVTGGAGFIGANFVHATVREHPEDSVTVLDALTYAGRRESLAGVEDSIRFVEGDVSDAELVSRLVAESDAVVHFAAETHVDNSLEDPGTSLQSNVVGTYVILEAVRRHGVRLHHISTDEVYGDLELGEPQRFTDSTPYNPSSPYSATKAASDLLVRAWVRSYGVRATISNCSNNYGPYQHVEKFIPRQITNVLTGRRPKLYGAGTNVRDWIHVEDHNSAVRRILDKGENGRTYLIAAEGERDNLTVMRTILQMMGHDPDDFDHVPDRAGHDVRYAIDPTSLHNELGWAPKHANFEAGLRATIDWYRENESWWRPLKDGAEARYEERGQ
- the rfbC gene encoding dTDP-4-dehydrorhamnose 3,5-epimerase, with protein sequence MKVRELDIPGAWEITPTIHGDSRGLFFEWLKDRDFTGFAGHRLDVRQANCSVSSAGVLRGLHFAQVPPSQAKYVTCVRGSVFDVVVDVRLGSPTFGKWDSVLLDDSERRTIYISEGLAHGFLALQANSTIMYLCSSEYNPEREHTISATDPALGIDWPLVDGAAPSLSDRDAAAPSFDEVRASGVLPTWEESRAFIDGLRNG
- a CDS encoding PecA family PE domain-processing aspartic protease, whose translation is MSLVMAVPEFLADAADDLATLSSALDAAHAAAAGPTTRILSAAADEVSTMAAQVFSLHAARFQALGARAAAFLDQHVQALQAAADGYANTEAASVPQLLLELVNAPTNTLLGRPLIGNGANGYTTNQGVGTPGQAGGILYGNGGNGGNSTGLGATGGAGGSAGLWGNGGNGGTGGPNAAGGAAGRGGLLFGASGLAGAAGPTVPVTSVPLSYQGGRLIADVSIAGGPSVPVIVDTGSMGLIVPPQDVNAQNLGAITGFSSVTYGEPGNYLTEYYDTYSAPINFGNGYVTAPTTVAVVTSVVSNGYTYSASQAPAILGVGVNAGGPLGTSPVTALPGSLGRGVLLDEPSGVMEFGANPLPSYGSVTGAPVTTLDVKINGGTMQSTGDAFIDSGGLYGAVPTALNPPTDAYGYVQPGTQISVYNTGGTLLYSTTTASQQMSVVSSAAGGDFNTGVTPFLEDPIYLSYTTPGGSISFDT
- a CDS encoding ATP-binding cassette domain-containing protein → MVDQTPVFEFVDVVVERDGVRALDGFTAAVPGRGVTAIFGPSGAGKSTMLRLCNRLELPTGGRVLFCGNDIAELDPLALRRRVGMCFQRPTPFPGAVADNLRVADPGASDARICETLERVALTGPGTGSWLDRDAGALSGGEAQRMCLARTLMARPQVLLLDEPTSAVDAEAARVIERAVRDLADRDGIPAIWVTHDAAQAARAADRVLRIEAGRCLGLGPAKR
- a CDS encoding ABC transporter permease gives rise to the protein MNGQVGWVGLATSLSLVAVAAAVSLCQRLGLERQVLWAAARALVQLLLVGGALTLLFEPGRSLWWSWAWIAGMVAYAGDVARRRAPEVPRLAPLAIVAFTAAAAITLGVIFGLRVFPLQARTVVPIAGMMIGNSMTAMVLVARRLVDELRDKRDEVDARLALGQPSRQAAAPYLRIALRSAISPQIETTKATGLVFLPGAMTGLILAGVPPVQAVLVQAVVMFLILGSVAATTVVVALGLVRLVFTRDHRLLPLGRRP
- a CDS encoding PecA family PE domain-processing aspartic protease; the protein is MLWGNGGTGGFGGTGGAGGAGGNALLFGNGGTGGQGGTFTVSPDTAGGRGGVGGTGGLLWGNGGDGGIGGPYASGGAGGNAQWFGDGGTGGMGGALGNGGVGGNGGLLIGDGGGGGTGGVVSGIGGSGGPGSGQLWGHSGATGADGGPATVTLTMHGTRPTLQVSVNGGPTVQATVDTGSDALLFAPQAVNLNSLGTPLAEGLTYNFGVPGDQTVVTYNLYGASLNFGHGMLTQTMAVGVISSEVHNGRPVAPETLIGVGANARSGVPFATTAVQDLPTQLNQGLLINEPRGYFQFASTNPLPSFANVPGSPITSNLQVQVNNSDLQSAPGAFIDTGGVAGRVPSNLLPDPLNQLAPGTPLPAGTKIIVEAVNGGQATVLYEQVTGTGSAAPIVTSANAGFNTGNYIFEQMPIYLSYNPTGTGTTYFDSLS
- a CDS encoding CoA-acylating methylmalonate-semialdehyde dehydrogenase — encoded protein: MTTTIPHFIDGKRTTGQSTRTADVFNPSTGQVQARVAMAGKADVDAAVASAVEAQKGWAAWNPQRRARVMMKFIELVNDHMDELAELLSLEHGKTVPDARGDIQRGIEVIEFAIGIPHLLKGEYSEGAGPGIDVYSLRQPLGVVAGITPFNFPAMIPLWKAGPALACGNAFVLKPSERDPSVPVRLAELFLDAGLPPGVFQVAHGDKEAVDAILEHPDIKAVGFVGSSDIAQYIYAGAAAHGKRSQCFGGAKNHMIVMPDADLDQAVDALIGAGYGSAGERCMAISVAVPVGEQTAERLRARLVERINNLRVGHSLDPKADYGPLVTEAALARVRDYIDQGVTAGAEIVVDGRDRRSDDLTFGDANLEGGFFIGPTLFDHVTPDMSIYTDEIFGPVLCMVRAHDYEEALRLPSEHEYGNGVAIFTRDGDTARDFVSRVQVGMVGVNVPIPVPVAYHTFGGWKRSGFGDLNQHGPASIQFYTKVKTVTSRWPSGIKDGAEFVIPTMD